Genomic DNA from Modestobacter versicolor:
AGCCGCGTGGTGTAGCCGACGGTGAGCCGGCTCGGCTCGGCGGCGGCCCGGGTGGACGCCGCGGCCTCGGCGGCGGAGCGCAGCAGCGCCTCGGCGCGGGGCAGGAACACCTCGCCGGCCTCGGTCAGCGTGCTGCCCTGCGGGGTGCGGTCGAGCAGCCGGGCGCCGAGCTGCTGCTCGAGGCGGTGCACCTGCCGGCTCAGCGACGGCTGGGCGACCCGGAGCTCCGCAGCGGCGCGGCCGAAGTGCCGGTGCGCCGCGACCGCGGCGAAGTAGCGCACCAGCCGGAGGTCCAGGTCCACCGGCGGCTCGGTCATGACCCGACGGTAGCCCCCGTCGCCAGCAGCGGTCATGCCCCAGACGCATTGCCACGTGCGGAACAGGCCTTGGACGGGGTGCGGGCGCCGGCCGCACGGTGGGTGCACCACCCCGTCTCTCCACCGAGGAGCGCAGCATGCGCGTGTTCGTCACCGGCGCCACCGGCTACATCGGTTCCGCCGTCGTCCGTGAGCTCCTGGCCGCGGGTCACTCCGTCGTCGGCCTCGCCCGCTCCGACCCCGCCGCCGCCGCGCTGGTGGCCGCGGGCGCCGAGGCCCACCGCGGCGACCTCGACGACCCGGAGGGCCTGACCGCCGCCGCGGCCACCGTGGACGGCGTCGTCCACACCGCCTACAAGCACGACTTCTCCGACATCGCGGCCGCCGGTCGCACCGACCTGGCCGTCGTCCGGACGATCGGTGCCGCGCTCGCCGGCTCCGACCGCCCCTTCCTGGTCACCTCGGGCACGGCGGTGCTCCCGCCGGGCCGGCTGGGCACCGAGGCCGACCCCGCCGACCCCGGCGCACCCGGAGCGCACCGCAACGCCGCGGAGGCGGCCACCCTGGAACTGGCCGGCGCGGGCGTGCGGGCCTCGGTCGTGCGCCTCCCGCCGTCGGTGCACGGCGACGGCGACCGGCACGGGTTCGTGCCGACCCTCGTCGGCGTCGCCCGGACGACGGGCGTGTCCGGGTACGTGGACGACGGGGCGAACCGCTGGCCCGCGGTGCACCGGGAGGACGCCGCCCGGCTGTTCCGGCTGGCGCTGGAGCAGGCGCCGGCGGGGACCCGGCTGCACGGGGTGGGGGAAGAGGGCGTGCCGTTCCGGCAGATCGCCGAGGCCATCGGCCGGCAGCTGGGTGTGCCGGCGGTCAGCGTCCCGCGGGAGCAGGCCCCCGAGCACTTCGGCTGGATCGGGCACTTCGCGGCGATCGACAACCCGACGTCGGGCGCGGTGACCCAGGAGATGCTGGGCTGGCGGCC
This window encodes:
- a CDS encoding SDR family oxidoreductase; protein product: MRVFVTGATGYIGSAVVRELLAAGHSVVGLARSDPAAAALVAAGAEAHRGDLDDPEGLTAAAATVDGVVHTAYKHDFSDIAAAGRTDLAVVRTIGAALAGSDRPFLVTSGTAVLPPGRLGTEADPADPGAPGAHRNAAEAATLELAGAGVRASVVRLPPSVHGDGDRHGFVPTLVGVARTTGVSGYVDDGANRWPAVHREDAARLFRLALEQAPAGTRLHGVGEEGVPFRQIAEAIGRQLGVPAVSVPREQAPEHFGWIGHFAAIDNPTSGAVTQEMLGWRPAGPSLLADLAAGRYA